In the genome of Telluria beijingensis, one region contains:
- the lolB gene encoding lipoprotein insertase outer membrane protein LolB, whose product MPLTRRLTLLAFAAALAGCATSTANLSTATVGDYRETIDLTGKLSVNYQKDGRQESITGNFNWEQRPGAIDVALISPLGQTVATINVTPTSATLVQGGQEPRTADDIDSLTQQTLGWPLPVSGLRDWLQGYALDAQGQRFRASPANNSVTTKDGWRLRFVEWQDPAAAQPAPRLIQAERAASGDITDLAIRIVVLPAA is encoded by the coding sequence ATGCCGCTGACCCGACGTCTTACCCTGCTTGCTTTCGCTGCCGCCCTGGCCGGTTGCGCCACCAGCACCGCCAACCTGTCCACCGCCACGGTCGGCGATTACCGCGAGACCATCGACCTGACGGGCAAGCTGTCGGTCAATTATCAGAAGGATGGCAGGCAGGAATCGATCACCGGTAACTTCAACTGGGAACAGCGGCCCGGTGCGATCGACGTTGCCCTGATTTCGCCGCTAGGCCAGACCGTGGCCACGATCAATGTGACACCGACTTCCGCGACCCTGGTGCAAGGCGGCCAGGAGCCGCGCACCGCGGACGACATCGATAGCCTGACCCAGCAGACGCTGGGCTGGCCGCTGCCGGTGTCCGGCTTGCGCGACTGGCTGCAGGGCTATGCGCTCGATGCGCAGGGGCAGCGTTTCCGCGCCTCGCCGGCCAACAATAGCGTGACGACAAAGGATGGCTGGCGCCTGCGCTTCGTCGAATGGCAGGATCCCGCGGCGGCGCAACCGGCGCCGCGCCTGATCCAGGCCGAGCGCGCCGCTTCGGGCGACATCACGGACCTTGCGATCCGCATCGTCGTCCTGCCGGCGGCCTGA
- the ispE gene encoding 4-(cytidine 5'-diphospho)-2-C-methyl-D-erythritol kinase, whose protein sequence is MRSLHDCPAPAKLNLFLHVTGRRADGYHLLQSVFQLIDRADRLHFDLRDDELIRRTNDVPGVPEDQDLVIRALRLLQAEYARRHGRLPPGISVAVDKVLPMGGGLGGGSSDAATALMAANALWRAGLTRDELMALGLPLGADIPFFLFGETAFAEGVGEALQAVPGPDCWYVVIEPGVAVPTPAIFSAPDLTRDSKPVRIADFSSHTDSCKTVGFGKNDLQDVAMRLFPPVAEAVEWLSSHGDARMTGSGACVFCAFSSEDAADQVLAQVPDKWTAWKAKSLKTHPLMKSLLQNQ, encoded by the coding sequence ATGCGTTCGCTGCACGATTGCCCGGCCCCGGCCAAGCTGAACCTGTTCCTGCACGTCACCGGCCGCCGCGCCGATGGCTATCACTTGCTGCAAAGCGTGTTCCAGTTGATCGACCGCGCCGACCGGCTGCACTTCGACTTGCGCGACGATGAGCTGATTCGCCGCACCAACGACGTGCCCGGTGTGCCGGAAGACCAGGACCTCGTCATTCGTGCCCTGCGCCTGTTGCAGGCCGAGTATGCACGCCGTCATGGCCGGCTGCCGCCGGGCATCTCGGTGGCGGTAGACAAGGTCTTGCCGATGGGCGGCGGGCTGGGTGGCGGGTCGTCGGATGCCGCGACGGCGCTGATGGCGGCCAATGCGCTGTGGCGCGCCGGTTTGACGCGCGACGAGCTGATGGCGCTGGGCCTGCCGCTGGGGGCGGACATCCCGTTCTTCCTGTTCGGCGAGACCGCGTTTGCCGAAGGCGTAGGGGAGGCCTTGCAGGCGGTGCCGGGGCCGGATTGCTGGTATGTGGTGATCGAGCCCGGCGTCGCCGTACCGACGCCCGCAATTTTTTCTGCGCCGGATTTGACAAGAGACTCAAAGCCGGTCAGAATAGCGGACTTTTCCAGCCACACCGATTCATGCAAGACGGTTGGTTTTGGGAAAAATGATTTGCAGGACGTGGCGATGCGCCTGTTCCCGCCGGTAGCAGAGGCGGTTGAATGGTTGAGCAGCCATGGCGATGCCAGGATGACTGGCTCAGGGGCGTGCGTATTTTGCGCGTTTTCCAGCGAAGACGCTGCCGACCAGGTGTTGGCGCAAGTGCCGGACAAGTGGACGGCATGGAAAGCGAAGTCGTTGAAGACACACCCGCTGATGAAATCGCTCTTGCAAAATCAGTGA
- a CDS encoding ribose-phosphate pyrophosphokinase, translated as MAYENLMVFTGNANPALAEGVAKSLGIPLGKAVVSKFSDGEVMVEINENVRGKDVFVLQSTCAPTNDSLMEIMLMVDALKRASAGRITAAIPYFGYARQDRRPRSARVAISAKVVANMLEEAGVERVLIMDLHADQIQGFFDIPVDNIYASPILLGDLQKRNYDDLLVVSPDVGGVVRARALAKRLGCDLAIIDKRRPKANVSEVMNIIGEVEGRNCVIMDDMVDTAGTLCKAAEVLKERGAKKVVAYCTHPVLSGPAIDRIANSPLDELVVTDTIPLSAAGAACGKIRQLTCAPLLAETFKRIVKGDSVISLFVD; from the coding sequence ATGGCTTACGAAAACCTGATGGTTTTTACTGGCAATGCCAATCCGGCACTAGCAGAGGGGGTCGCAAAAAGCCTCGGCATTCCTCTCGGTAAAGCAGTCGTCTCGAAGTTCTCCGACGGCGAAGTCATGGTCGAGATCAACGAGAACGTGCGTGGCAAGGACGTCTTCGTCCTGCAATCGACCTGCGCCCCGACCAACGACAGCTTGATGGAAATCATGCTGATGGTCGACGCCCTCAAGCGCGCCTCGGCCGGCCGCATCACCGCCGCCATTCCTTACTTCGGCTATGCCCGCCAGGACCGCCGCCCGCGTTCGGCGCGTGTCGCGATCTCGGCCAAGGTCGTCGCGAACATGCTGGAAGAAGCCGGCGTCGAGCGCGTCCTGATCATGGACTTGCACGCTGACCAGATTCAAGGTTTCTTCGACATCCCGGTCGACAATATCTACGCATCGCCGATCCTGCTGGGCGACCTGCAGAAGCGCAACTACGACGACCTGCTGGTCGTGTCGCCGGACGTCGGCGGCGTGGTGCGCGCCCGCGCCCTGGCCAAGCGCCTGGGTTGCGACCTGGCGATCATCGACAAGCGTCGCCCGAAGGCGAACGTGTCGGAAGTGATGAACATCATCGGTGAAGTCGAAGGCCGCAACTGCGTGATCATGGATGACATGGTTGATACCGCAGGCACGCTGTGCAAGGCTGCCGAAGTGCTCAAAGAGCGCGGCGCCAAGAAGGTGGTCGCTTACTGTACCCACCCGGTGCTGTCCGGCCCGGCGATCGATCGCATCGCGAACTCGCCGCTGGATGAACTGGTGGTTACCGACACCATTCCGCTGAGCGCCGCCGGCGCCGCTTGCGGCAAGATCCGCCAGCTGACCTGCGCACCGCTGCTGGCCGAGACCTTCAAGCGGATCGTCAAGGGCGATTCGGTGATTTCGCTGTTCGTCGACTAA
- a CDS encoding 50S ribosomal protein L25/general stress protein Ctc: MKVVAFNRTQQGTGASRRLRNAGQTPGIIYGGTEAPALIALDGNALYHALKKEAFHGSVLDLEIDGKTQQVLLRDFQMHAYKQLVLHADFQRVDTSKPIHTKVTLHFVNAEISPAVKLSGAIVSHVLNEVEVSCLPGQLPEFIEVDLSKLEAGQSIHTGDLVLPEGVTALTHGQNLTIVTTSIPRGAATAETAAE, encoded by the coding sequence ATGAAAGTAGTCGCATTCAACCGCACTCAACAGGGCACCGGAGCGAGCCGCCGCCTGCGCAACGCTGGCCAGACCCCAGGCATCATCTACGGTGGCACCGAAGCCCCGGCACTGATCGCCCTGGACGGCAATGCGTTGTACCACGCGCTCAAGAAAGAAGCATTCCATGGTTCCGTGCTGGACCTGGAAATCGACGGCAAGACCCAGCAAGTGCTGCTGCGTGACTTCCAGATGCACGCATACAAGCAACTGGTCCTGCACGCTGACTTCCAGCGCGTCGACACCTCGAAGCCGATCCACACCAAGGTCACCCTGCACTTCGTGAACGCCGAGATCTCGCCAGCAGTCAAGCTGAGCGGCGCCATCGTGTCGCACGTGCTGAACGAAGTCGAAGTGTCGTGCCTGCCAGGCCAACTGCCAGAGTTCATCGAAGTCGACCTGTCGAAGCTGGAAGCCGGCCAATCGATCCACACCGGCGACCTGGTCCTGCCAGAAGGCGTGACCGCGCTGACCCACGGCCAGAACCTGACCATCGTCACCACCTCGATCCCACGCGGCGCAGCTACTGCTGAAACCGCTGCTGAGTAA
- the pth gene encoding aminoacyl-tRNA hydrolase: MSIRLIVGLGNPGPEYEQTRHNAGFWLVDNLANSLPGCRLQRESRFNALVAKTSIAGNDVWLLEPQTYMNRSGQSVGALARFYKINPDEVLVVHDELDLLPGVAKLKKGGSSGGHNGLKDITSALGTQEYWRLRLGIGHPRSLGLQQGVSDFVLHRPRREEQSLIEESIDKSLRIIPLACEGKLDVATMQLHTA; encoded by the coding sequence ATGTCCATCCGTCTGATCGTCGGCCTCGGCAACCCTGGCCCGGAATACGAACAAACCCGCCACAACGCCGGCTTCTGGCTGGTCGACAACCTGGCCAACAGCCTGCCGGGCTGCCGCCTGCAGCGTGAATCGCGCTTCAATGCCCTGGTGGCCAAGACGTCGATTGCCGGCAACGATGTCTGGCTGCTCGAGCCGCAGACCTATATGAACCGCTCCGGCCAGTCGGTCGGCGCGCTGGCGCGCTTCTATAAAATCAATCCGGACGAAGTGCTGGTCGTGCACGATGAACTGGATTTGCTGCCCGGCGTCGCCAAGCTCAAGAAGGGCGGTTCCTCGGGCGGCCACAATGGCCTGAAGGACATCACCTCTGCGCTCGGCACCCAGGAATACTGGCGCCTGCGCCTGGGCATCGGCCATCCGCGCAGCCTGGGCCTGCAGCAGGGCGTGTCCGACTTCGTGCTGCACCGCCCGCGCCGCGAAGAGCAGAGCCTGATCGAAGAATCGATCGACAAGAGCCTGCGCATCATCCCGCTCGCCTGCGAAGGCAAGCTCGACGTGGCGACGATGCAGTTGCATACGGCCTGA
- a CDS encoding DUF3857 domain-containing transglutaminase family protein, translating to MHLRFVVMLCLLLCPLLCSLPAMARALDADSGTDRSVIVDRYVQHFVVETSGAYTLTVEQAKTIVNRAALHEHGQFYIGYNQSLDEVVSVEAHTLKADGRRLAVQPHQIRDQQEAASIDAPMFQDTRLKIVVFPDVEAGDKVAVRYVVRRHTPLFPGHFEDLTAARFQRHRDFRLVYDMPATMPLHADAVGFDPVAATGMPAPAAGKRRHAWRYVDGDNARLEADSVSYLDYGKRLAVSTFADYAAFARAYQERAAGKALADDTVAALAASIAGATLDRRSRAIALSDWVRKNVRYVGVYLGPGGVVPHAASSVLANRYGDCKDHATLLEALLASSGIDSTVALVNNGDAYRLPDVPTLGVLNHAIVYIPSLQLYLDPTAESVAGGFLPASLLGKPAVLARSGEFAMIPFFQQARSRTFTQFDIQPDGSSRFKVTRTSSGAQAEPYRRVVRATPPAERDRFVERMLQGLGQQGSGVLEPGDTEGVADDYTLSFRGASSGFTQLPGPAGLATTYNFWGGLGDAVFAFTQEPERRQEFICPAIDAEDELRFHLPKRSQVMALPRAVKVDDINFAYRSHYQRRGALVTVKRQLKFRHTAATCSPDDYRRMRPALERMLRDLRAQVVVRGG from the coding sequence ATGCATCTGCGCTTCGTCGTCATGCTGTGTCTGCTTCTATGTCCATTGCTGTGCTCGCTGCCGGCAATGGCGCGCGCGCTCGACGCCGACAGCGGCACCGACCGCTCGGTGATCGTGGACCGCTACGTCCAGCACTTCGTGGTCGAGACCAGCGGCGCCTACACGCTGACGGTCGAGCAGGCCAAGACCATCGTCAACCGCGCGGCGCTGCACGAACACGGCCAGTTCTACATCGGCTACAACCAGTCGCTCGACGAAGTCGTCTCGGTCGAGGCGCATACCCTCAAGGCCGACGGCCGGCGCCTGGCCGTGCAGCCGCACCAGATCCGCGACCAGCAAGAGGCCGCCTCGATCGACGCCCCGATGTTCCAGGACACGCGCCTCAAGATTGTCGTCTTCCCCGACGTCGAGGCCGGCGACAAGGTCGCGGTGCGCTATGTCGTGCGGCGTCACACGCCGCTATTCCCCGGCCACTTCGAAGACCTGACCGCGGCGCGCTTCCAGCGCCACCGCGATTTTCGCCTGGTCTACGACATGCCGGCGACGATGCCCCTGCACGCCGACGCGGTGGGCTTCGATCCGGTCGCGGCCACCGGCATGCCGGCGCCGGCAGCCGGCAAGCGCCGCCATGCCTGGCGCTACGTCGACGGCGACAATGCGCGGCTGGAGGCCGATTCGGTCAGCTATCTCGACTACGGCAAGCGGCTCGCGGTGTCGACCTTTGCCGACTATGCGGCGTTTGCGCGCGCCTACCAGGAACGTGCTGCCGGCAAGGCGCTCGCCGACGATACGGTGGCGGCGCTAGCGGCCAGCATCGCGGGCGCCACCCTCGACCGCCGCAGCCGCGCAATCGCCCTGTCCGACTGGGTGCGCAAGAACGTGCGCTACGTCGGCGTCTACCTCGGCCCCGGCGGCGTGGTGCCGCATGCGGCGTCCAGCGTGCTGGCCAACCGCTATGGCGACTGCAAGGATCACGCGACCCTGCTCGAAGCCCTGCTGGCCAGTTCCGGCATCGACAGCACCGTCGCGCTGGTCAACAATGGCGACGCCTACCGCCTGCCCGATGTGCCCACGCTCGGCGTCCTCAACCACGCGATCGTCTACATTCCCTCGCTGCAGCTGTATCTCGACCCGACCGCCGAATCGGTGGCGGGCGGTTTCCTGCCCGCGTCCCTGCTTGGCAAGCCGGCGGTGCTGGCGCGTTCGGGCGAATTCGCGATGATCCCCTTCTTCCAGCAGGCGCGCAGCCGCACCTTTACCCAGTTCGACATCCAGCCCGACGGCAGCAGCCGCTTCAAGGTCACGCGCACCAGCAGCGGCGCCCAGGCCGAGCCCTACCGGCGCGTCGTGCGCGCCACGCCGCCGGCCGAGCGCGACCGCTTCGTCGAACGCATGCTGCAAGGGCTTGGACAGCAAGGGAGCGGCGTGCTGGAGCCAGGCGATACCGAAGGCGTGGCCGACGACTACACCTTGTCGTTCCGCGGCGCCAGCAGCGGCTTTACGCAACTGCCCGGCCCGGCGGGGCTGGCGACCACCTACAATTTTTGGGGCGGATTGGGCGATGCCGTGTTCGCTTTTACGCAAGAACCGGAGCGGCGCCAGGAATTCATCTGCCCGGCCATCGATGCCGAGGACGAGCTGCGCTTCCACCTGCCGAAGCGCTCGCAGGTGATGGCGCTGCCGCGCGCGGTCAAGGTCGACGACATCAATTTCGCCTACCGCTCGCACTACCAGCGGCGTGGGGCGCTGGTGACGGTGAAGCGGCAATTGAAATTCCGGCACACGGCGGCGACCTGCTCGCCCGACGACTACCGGCGCATGCGGCCAGCACTCGAGCGCATGCTGCGCGACCTGCGCGCGCAGGTCGTGGTCAGGGGAGGATGA
- a CDS encoding patatin-like phospholipase family protein → MAQIAEHGLRAQDVAIVPAAAGGPKGLIFQSLDQWMFGEWFPSKPRERTLIGASIGAWRMAAACQKDPAKAFALLGELYAGQRYTSLKPTPQDIDEVVQALLGELVRGHEDDIIQHEHYRLHLLTVRGLRSLAAPAHRYAEMRGFLSAALHNAGSRAWLGRLMERVVIGDARSQAPWLRERFDSFNTHFSTLTRDNLASGLLASGTLPLIMKAVTGITEAPAGSYWDGGIIDYHLALPYSRAQGELVLYPHFTRHIVPGWLDKGFPWRRAARGANRGWLDNVVLVAPSEEFLRTLPRGKLPDRADFKFYGLDHDERIRTWKRAIGEGERLRDELAEFALRPDLGRITPI, encoded by the coding sequence ATGGCGCAGATTGCAGAACATGGCTTGCGGGCCCAGGACGTCGCCATCGTGCCGGCCGCGGCGGGCGGTCCCAAGGGCTTGATCTTCCAGTCGCTGGATCAGTGGATGTTCGGCGAATGGTTTCCTTCGAAGCCGCGCGAACGCACCCTGATCGGCGCGTCGATCGGCGCCTGGCGGATGGCCGCGGCCTGCCAGAAGGATCCCGCGAAGGCGTTCGCCCTGCTGGGCGAGCTGTATGCGGGGCAGCGCTACACGAGCCTCAAGCCCACGCCGCAGGACATCGACGAGGTCGTGCAGGCCCTGCTGGGAGAACTGGTGCGCGGGCATGAAGACGACATCATCCAGCACGAGCATTACCGGCTGCACCTGCTGACCGTGCGCGGGCTGCGTTCGCTGGCGGCGCCGGCGCACCGCTATGCCGAGATGCGCGGCTTTTTGTCGGCGGCGCTGCACAATGCCGGTTCGCGCGCCTGGCTGGGGCGCTTGATGGAGCGGGTCGTGATCGGCGATGCGCGCAGCCAGGCGCCATGGCTGCGCGAGCGCTTCGACAGTTTCAATACGCATTTCTCGACGCTCACGCGCGACAACCTAGCGTCCGGCCTGCTGGCTTCGGGCACGCTGCCGCTGATCATGAAGGCGGTGACCGGCATCACCGAGGCGCCGGCCGGCAGTTACTGGGATGGCGGCATCATCGACTATCACCTGGCGCTGCCGTATTCCCGGGCGCAGGGCGAGCTAGTGCTGTATCCGCACTTCACCCGCCACATCGTGCCGGGCTGGCTCGACAAGGGTTTCCCGTGGCGGCGCGCGGCGCGGGGCGCCAATCGTGGCTGGCTTGATAATGTAGTGCTGGTGGCGCCATCCGAGGAATTCCTGCGGACTCTGCCGCGCGGAAAACTGCCGGATCGGGCTGATTTCAAGTTCTATGGCTTGGACCATGACGAGCGGATTCGTACCTGGAAGCGCGCGATCGGGGAAGGGGAGCGCCTGCGCGACGAGCTGGCCGAGTTTGCCCTGCGGCCGGACCTGGGGCGCATCACCCCGATCTAG